The Cottoperca gobio chromosome 8, fCotGob3.1, whole genome shotgun sequence genome contains the following window.
tgtctctattatctggctacgtaccacaatcctttaaagtagctgtaataaaaccacttcttaaaaagcctggtcttgatccagaggttttagccaactataggccgatatctaaccttccctttctcgctaagatccttgagaaagcagttgcaaaacagttatgtgattttttacataataatagtttatttgaggtttttcaatctggatttagagttcatcatagcacagagacggcactggtgaaagttaccaatgaccttctattggcatcagacaaaggacttgtctctgttcttgtcttgttagacctcagtgctgctttcgacactgttgatcaggacattctactacagacactggaacattgtgttggcataaaaggaaccgcactaagctggttcaagtcctatttatctgagcgatctcaatttgtacttgttaacgataaatcctccatgacagccaaagtcagtcttggagtcccgcagggttctgtacttggaccgattctatttaccttatatatgcttcctttgggcaatattataaggaaccactctataaactttcattattatgcggatgatacccaattatatctatcaattaaaccagatgaaaccaatcaattggctaaacttcaagcatgccttaaggacataaaaacttggatgtctagcaactttttgatgttaaacacagacaaaactgaagttattatacttggccctaaatgcctccgaaacgcattttctaatgacatagaagctctggatggcattaatttggcctccagcaccaccgtaaggaatcttggcgtcatctttgatcaagatctgtcttttaactcccacataaaacaaatctcaaggactgccttctttcatctacgtaacattgcaaaaataagacacatcttgtctcaaaatgatgcagaaaaactagtccaatgcatgtgttacttcaaggctggattactgcaactcattgttatcaggttgtcccaaaaagtcgcttaagactcttcagttgatccaaaatgcagcggcacgtgtattgacaagaacaaggaaacgggatcatattactcctgtattagctgctctgcactggctcccggtaaaatacagaatagaattcaaaatccttctcctgacttacaaagcaattaatggtcaggctccagcatatcttaaagatctcatagtaccttataaaccaactagagcattacgctcccagactgcagggttacttgtagttcctagagtctctaagagtacaatgggagccagagccttcagctatcaagctcctctccagtggaaccagcttccagtttgtgttcgggaggcagacaccctctccacatttaagagtaggctaaagactttcctttttgataaagcttatagttagggctggctcaggtttgccctggatcagcccctagttatgctgctataggcttagactgccgggggacacctccctgctctctcctcccctccctctcttcttctccctctctatctgtatgcatttatgtaaatgtatgttactaactcatcatccggggcatcatccccggagtgtctgtctctcatgtggcaggttgccactgatacattttacgtcaggatcaggaatcgtgcgcctgctgccctggtcctgctggacaccgggaagccttattgacattttcctggattcatccatactttctcttttttttcaacacaacataatttctgtcaaatgttgtatttgtactatgttatttatcctgtacacacgacatctattgcacgtctgtccgccctgggagagggatccctcctcagttgctctccctgaggtttcttccatttttccccctataattatggggtttcttttaggaagtttttccttgtgcgatgcgagggtctaaggacagagggtgtcgtaacctgtacagtctgtaaagcacactgagacaaatgtataatttgtgatattgggctatacaaataaatttgatttgatttgattaataatGTGTGGCAATGATTAGTAGTATGATAATTAGTTGACATACTACAGAAATGTGTTGTAGACAAAATATCTTTCACTGAAGAGGAAgggaataattaaaaaatatatatttttagaataaatacaataaagcagaataaaaaaagcCTGCATGATTGTTAGTACAGTACTTTAGGTGAGTGCCTGAATTTAGTGCAAATCAGCAAGATAAAGAGTCCCACTTGGAGCTGCAGATACTTGTGCCTGTGaataacacatttgaatgttCTACTCTTCAGATGCCATCCTTACGTAAACTGCTTCTTCACCTTCTTATTGTTTCTCTCAGATTGGTTGCCCCTCTCTCTGGATGATAAAACTGCACAGAAACTGTTGTGGATTTCCGAAGGCGGGTCCAAGGTGGCCCGTACGTCAGATGCCGTGTGCCCATATCCAAACAGGCCTGAGAGATATGAACACTCCCCACAGGTACGCATGGCTGTGGTCATGGGAGACAGTTTAGGGAGTAATCATAAAAAAACTATCTTTATAGTATGTGGTTTATTTTGGGTCACACTTTGCAATTACAACCAAACCCATGCAATTTTGGCAACATCTCATCTTACCTGGAGATTTTATTGGAGGAGACTATAACAATACTTTTAATTTAACTTGAAATTTAGCTAAGCACAATAGACTTATATGCTCTTTTTGCTGTATTTATATACTGAATTGCATGTATTACATCTTCGGTTCCTTTAGTCATGTCAAGCTATCCAAGCATTAGGAACCGCTGGCTGTCAGATGTTAAAATCAGTTTCCTTCATAGGTGGAAGAacatcctttacttaagttatGAACCAATACAATAATGTACacactccattacaagtaactACTAACTACACCTGTATAATAAGTGTAGTccaatatttccatttgaaatGTACTAGAGTAGAAATACTGgagtataaatataaagtaaaatgcaAATACTCATATAATGTTACAGTActtataaatgttatttgtgaCTTTACACCACTGGTCTCATTTTTGAGGGTTCTGGGTTGTTTGAGAATACAGTcgcattattaattaatatcaaTTAAGTTTTGttctgtaaaaaacaaaaatcagaaAAATGGCCATCATAATTTTAAGTTTAATGTAAAACGTATGTAATGACGTAATGTGTCGTTTTCTCTCACCAAAAGTCTAAGAACCAAATATGTTCAGTTTccaaccatatatatataacaaggGAAAGCAACACACCCTCACATTAAAGAAGATGGAACAGGGGaatattttcctttaaaaataacTGGAACGATTAAATAATTCTCCAAATAGCTGCAGATTTCGTACGATAATTTAATTGATAAATTAACTAGGGACTTTGAACCTCCCCCTTCTTTAGGTGCTGACTAAGGAGGGTCTGATGGGCTATCGAGGGTACTGGGAGGTGGACTACGAGGGCTGGGTGGTGATCGGGGCCGTCTTTGAGAGCGCACCCCGGAAGGGCCAGGACGCTCGCGGACCCAGCGGCATCGGGGAGAACGCGAGCTCCTGGGGCGCCGGTTGGTCTGGCTCGTGCTACCAAATCTGGCACAACAACGAGAACGTGGAAGTCCAGTTCCCCTTGACCTCCACTATGGGCATATACGTCGACCAGCCCGCCGGCATCATCAAGTTCCTCATGGTGGAGGGAGAGGGCGAGAAGAAGGAGGTGCGGCTGATTCACAAGTTCAAAGCCAACATCGAGGAGAAGATTTTCCCAGGGTTCTGGGTTGGCACAAATTCGTTCTGCCTTCTTCGGAAAAAGGATCAGTGACACAGTAGAGGGTTGAGCatgaaggggtggggggggtggagaGCTTGGGATGTTTGGGGAACAAGTGTTGGAGTTGTAAAGCAGAACTAAAGCACGTTGTGACATCTTTGTAGATTGTGTTCGCTTTCTCTGGTTGCATGAAGAAAGTTTATTCATCACATATTATATCCAAAGATggctatttattttatttactattatgtatctttttatttattttatttaacttagTATTGTAGGCAAGGTCTTGTATTTTTCTAACATGCAGGACTGTACTATAGTACTTTTTTAAGTGCTCAATGTAGTCAATAAAATCAACTATTGTGTAATAACACTGGCATTGCATTCTTTCTGTCATACTGCATATTAGGGCTAAGCAGAAATCAGATATTATCACATGTTCTCCACTTCAGTAGAGTGCTGACGCCCTATAGGGGCCTTTAATAGTATTGCATccttacaaataaatatacGATGAGCCTTGTTTCTCTTGGTGTTGCTCCTTTATTTGAAACATAAAAGTACTTAACGGAacgtttatttgtttttgaaatgtcaGAGATGGACATTTGTTCCTTCAAATCcacccatctctctctcacacacacacacatacacacacacacactttctcattcattcagtcatttcAACAAGATATctggagcaaaaaaaaaaaaaaaaaaaaactaaaactcaaTAATGATTTACAATCATTCTATCAGTCAGTCATTCATtggcaaaagtaaaagtacaaataggCATGTTATGAGGAGGTGCTGGTGTCCTCCGCTCATATTTTGAAAAGCCACAAGCTTCATGTTAAAGACAACCAGTTTTCTGGTTTCTAcccctttaaaaagaaatagattggtgttttttggggggggtgGACAACGTCAACAACTCGCCAGTTGGTCAACTTACCCTATAAAGATAGCAGAATGCAGGGAAAACATCCATGAGGTCCTGGGAGATCACTGGCTCTTGTGCTTCATGCTAAACTTCAGCGTATACTGTGCTAAATGCAGCAGGTCCATTAGCTAGAGCTAGGCTGGGAGAAAGTTAGCTTCGCTTAGCTTAAAGACGGGATGCCTGGCTCTCTCTGACGCTCAGAAATACTCCTGTCAATActtttaaagctcactaattaacaagtTGTTTATTTGTAAAAGTGACACTAATCTGTCAATTTACTTAATTTCAAAGAGCAGCTATACAGTTTATTTGTATCCAATTTCACTTGTTCAATTGCTCAAAGTATTTAACTTGGCAAAAGCAAGTTTGTCAACATTATGTGAATGCAGCATGTAGCCGGAGACGCTGGGTGGATGCATAAACTGCTGTTTGTCAAGAAAATTACAGGACGTCACTTGTATGTGACATTCCTGCTTCTGTACTGAAAAATGATGCAACaagttaattagtgagcttcagagtTGTTGGCAGGTGTACTTTTGAACTTCAGAGAGAGCCAGGCAAGCTGTTTTTCTCTGCTTCCagtctatgctaagctaagttaacaACCTCCCAGATCTATCTCCAAACTTCACCCACAGGCTtaagagagtaaaaaaaaggaGTAGCAGCACGGAAGTAaagtaatgtactgctgtggacgggggcagcagctaaacatattttagccacctaaaaaaaagGACCACTTAAAAAAAGGGTACACTACAATTTAAGTATTTccaccgctttaccttgctgtcagacggCCTTTTCCAGCCCTTTAAAGCTATCAGACTCCTTTGACAGTAACCTTACCTAGCAGAACACAGACGTCTCTGCTCTACTGTTGCCTCaatcggttagtttgtttgtgttcttgtgtgaCTTGGTGAATCTGAATTAACCatagtcacacaataacacaaaggcAGTGGAGGACCAGCAACCCCCATGttctgcaaagtaaaaaaactgtttttgtcaatggagtctggtggctttgaagagtaaagggctgtctgacagcaaggtaaagcggaACAAATGTTCTAATTATAGCggacacttaaactgatattgatttttctttttaggtgGCTAGATTAAgtttttgctgctgcccccgtccacagcaggacATGCCTTTGCTCCTGTGCTGGTACTCCTCTCCGTTTCTGCAAACTGGGGGCTGTAAATAACACACTGACAACAGATGAGCACCTAAAACAATACTTCAAAACAATCTGAACAATCGCTTTAAGGTAACATAGCATTTAGCTTTAAAGCTACtactaattaaaataatgcaGATATAACTCAGAATGTTGTCTGCTAGGgtgttagcatgtagcatgtagccATCATCGATCAACCAGGCACAGATGGCTGCTCTCCAAACTCTCATCACTTCTCAGGTAATTTAACCAAAGGGCAACATTCCCAAAAACCATTATCAGCACACAAGGTGCATAACAATTAGCCGTGCCAGTTAGACTACCATACACATTCAGTATCCCAGTTGTCCATTGCAGTGGGGCACTACACACAAGTCTTGAGGTCCAATCCTAATGTAGTGTTGTGGGATGTGTAGTAGCTGGTATTGTGACATGTGGAGTGACGAggtgggaaggggggggggggggggggggggagtatagtgttgaaaatgttattagtgttcaaaacaacatttatgttTTCCTCAAAGCATGTGCCGTTTGAATTTGGTTAGTGAGAAATAAATGGAGGTACTAGCTTTTACATTGTTTGACATACTGCATGTCACATCTGCCTGCCAACCCATCTCCGCCTGTCATGACGACCTTGATCACTCTGATTCTCTCCATCTacccctttctctttcttctcactAGATTCACTCTCTCTTAGTGCTTGAGGGAGAAGTCCCCCGTGTTGAGACGGGGCCGAGGCAGGGCTCCAAACATTTCCGTCCCATCATTGGCTCCGGGGGCCAGCAGGGCCTTCATACTGGCAGCAATGTGCTCCAGGTCAGCACAGCCCacctgaaagacaaacacacagggacTGTGTGTTAACATGTCACCGGAGGCCGTACACAACCACTGGTATGGCAAGTCCTTTAATATACAAGGTGGTTAACCCTCATCCTACCTACATAGTTAGTCCAGTTGCAGATTGTGTAAAACGAAAATAGACTGCGCACGTGAGGAAATCTGTCTGCTGCATCTGTGTCCGTCTGCTTCAAAATGACTGACAGAGTGATACTTTAAATTATGACCCATGGCAAACATGAACTCAATAAATAGTTCCATCTATTAACACTGCATAGGTCGAATAGGGTGCTTTTGACAGACAATAcatcaatatgttttaaaagcaCTAATTATGACAGAAAACAATGATATGAAGTCATTAGGAACAAATGAGAAATTGGAATCATAGAATAAAGCACTTGTGAGATACGACATAAAGTATACCAGCAAGGattaaaaaggaggaaatcTAGACAGAAatggtgaaaataaataaataatgttctcTGTTTTTATGATTACTTCTTGTTggatcattttttttattttcttataaaaTGATGTTGACAATCTAAAATATTTTCTCAGCAGGACCTGTTGGCACACACTTTTATGGTCACATGAACTGATGGAGCTGTCGTGGTCATTAGTTGGTGCATCAGAATACTGAGCGCTGAATGGTTCCTTTGTCTTGGTCTTCAGATAGAAATCTGTCAACTGATATCAAAAAAACCTAAAATCAAAACAGCTTGCTTAACATGttgttgtctcttttctttctcactttaaGGATGTCTGCTTTTGAACTTAAATCAGGGAAACT
Protein-coding sequences here:
- the LOC115012634 gene encoding tripartite motif-containing protein 16, with amino-acid sequence MPVPRKAGKNGTAAEEKLPPYEPNIPEPTTRADFMKHWLPLSLDDKTAQKLLWISEGGSKVARTSDAVCPYPNRPERYEHSPQVLTKEGLMGYRGYWEVDYEGWVVIGAVFESAPRKGQDARGPSGIGENASSWGAGWSGSCYQIWHNNENVEVQFPLTSTMGIYVDQPAGIIKFLMVEGEGEKKEVRLIHKFKANIEEKIFPGFWVGTNSFCLLRKKDQ